The Sesamum indicum cultivar Zhongzhi No. 13 linkage group LG2, S_indicum_v1.0, whole genome shotgun sequence genome contains a region encoding:
- the LOC105156720 gene encoding uncharacterized protein LOC105156720 (The sequence of the model RefSeq protein was modified relative to this genomic sequence to represent the inferred CDS: added 62 bases not found in genome assembly), with the protein MGKLICDSTASSPVIPWRDPTDTPSSDLVDQTLIPQPPLQTTAASSSWENVPGLEEQQKRHLARLYNKGVLWKHPQDKNQNTVFRLMHGGEVEADGNCLFTAARKSMGVEAAARELRMRTVGRFVADLGSVDEETKGLIESAIRHMYSPDLKSGWGIHVVQEVKLLAKKQDREGLESAINELVQLGMQREIAAESIYKERCIAVDDGPSWAKYMSVSGSLDDEYDIINLQYTEEGLLTVDENRDGRAAAFGDDIAIECLATEFKREIYVVQAHGSDAMVDEENCVFFLPHRPRSEICEPPFFLFMKGTGWCCAGADHYEPLIAHCSIPVSQEKVALVL; encoded by the exons atggGGAAGCTGATTTGTGATTCGACGGCATCCTCTCCGGTGATCC CCGCCTCTCCAGACCACCGCCGCCTCCTCCTCCTGGGAAAATGTGCCCGGATTGGAAGAGCAGCAAAAGAGGCATTTGGCGCGCCTCTACAATAAGGGTGTTCTTTGGAAGCATCCACAGGATAAGAATCAGAACACCGTCTTCAGGTTGATGCACGGGGGAGAGGTGGAGGCGGATGGAAACTGTCTGTTCACGGCGGCGCGTAAGTCCATGGGTGTGGAGGCGGCGGCGCGTGAGCTCAGGATGAGGACGGTGGGTAGGTTTGTGGCGGATCTTGGATCGGTGGACGAGGAGACCAAGGGTTTGATTGAATCGGCTATTAGGCATATGTACTCGCCGGATCTGAAGTCGGGTTGGGGCATCCATGTTGTACAGGAGGTTAAGCTTTTGGCAAAGAAGCAAGACCGTGAGGGTTTGGAGTCGGCCATTAATGAGCTCGTTCAACTCGGCATGCAGAG AGAAATTGCTGCGGAGTCGATATACAAAGAAAGGTGTATAGCAGTGGATGATGGTCCGAGTTGGGCCAAGTACATGTCAGTTTCTGGTTCACTTGATGATGAATATGATATCATCAATTTGCAGTATACTGAGGAGGGTTTATTGACTGTAGATGAGAATAGAGATGGCCGAGCTGCTGCTTTTGGTGATGATATTGCAATAGAGTGTCTTGCAACTGAGTTCAAAAGAGAAATTTATGTG GTGCAAGCGCATGGATCAGATGCAATGGTTGATGAAGAAAATTGTGTTTTCTTCTTACCCCATCGTCCAAGGAGTGAAATCTGTGAACCTCCATTCTTTCTATTCATGAAAGGAACAg GATGGTGCTGTGCCGGCGCTGATCATTATGAGCCTCTTATTGCTCACTGCTCAATTCCTGTCTCCCAAGAGAAAGTGGCATTGGTACTCTAA